A portion of the Pararge aegeria chromosome 10, ilParAegt1.1, whole genome shotgun sequence genome contains these proteins:
- the LOC120627141 gene encoding putative carbonic anhydrase 3, with protein MWVIPVFLFAAMTGFTNGEEWSYDFETKWPGACTDGYKQSPINIMSRSAIIDKFQTHIQGPLVFRGYGSVNASAVNNGHTLKWTIVEDDVPPVVSGGPLRGNYSFVQFHLHWLSEHAIDGMKYPMEIHMVHVKTGLTVEEAVERPDGLSVIAMLAEVYSASEDNEYALGELEPVIPELLERHEGSVPASVIDLTRMFSSNMQSFYTYHGSLTTPNCQEVVTWIVMDKPIRISDTQFKLFSKVDVGGINNYRSLQSANNRVVHRSRESSATIHLPSAFSVIAALLNLSSSVSGVMSKGACTLVNIKKRFFGSGVKDCSVAKALAN; from the exons GTTTTACAAACGGAGAGGAGTGGTCTTATGACT TTGAAACAAAATGGCCGGGCGCGTGCACAGATGGCTACAAGCAGTCGCCCATCAACATCATGTCTCGCAGCGCCATCATAGACAAATTTCAGACGCACATCCAGGGCCCCCTCGTGTTCCGGGGATACGGCAGCGTCAACGCCTCTGCAGTCAATAACGGACACACGT TAAAATGGACAATAGTAGAAGACGATGTTCCCCCGGTGGTGTCCGGCGGGCCACTGCGGGGTAACTACAGTTTCGTACAGTTTCACCTGCACTGGCTGTCCGAACACGCAATCGACGGCATGAA GTACCCGATGGAAATCCACATGGTGCATGTAAAGACCGGGCTCACGGTGGAAGAAGCTGTAGAGCGTCCGGACGGCCTGTCGGTTATCGCAATGCTGGCCGAG GTGTATAGTGCCTCTGAAGACAATGAGTACGCACTGGGGGAGTTGGAGCCAGTTATACCAGAGCTCCTGGAAAGGCATGAAGGATCTGTTCCTGCCTCCGTAATTGATCTAAC GCGGATGTTTAGTTCAAATATGCAGTCCTTCTACACATATCATGGCTCGCTCACCACTCCGAACTGTCAGGAGGTTGTCACCTGGATCGTCATGGACAAACCGATTAGAATTTCGGATACACAG TTCAAACTCTTCAGCAAAGTCGACGTCGGTGGTATAAACAACTATAGAAGTCTGCAGTCAGCCAACAACCGTGTTGTACACAGAAGCAGGGAGTCCAGTGCAACAATCCACTTACCCTCCGCGTTCAGCGTTATCGCCGCACTTTTAAACCTATCCTCATCCGTAAGTGGAGTCATGAGTAAAGGAGCGTGCACTCTCGTAAACATCAAGAAGAGATTCTTCGGAAGCGGAGTTAAGGATTGCTCAGTAGCAAAAGCGTTAGCAAACTAA